From a single Hymenobacter sp. YIM 151500-1 genomic region:
- a CDS encoding NAD(P)/FAD-dependent oxidoreductase — MTNSISTDICIIGAGPVGLFAVFEAGLLKLRCHVVDALPQVGGQLSEIYPKKPIYDIPGFPEVLAGDLVQNLMRQIEPFHPTFTLGERVERYTKLEDGSFVVTTIDGTEIHCRAIAIAGGLGSFEPRKPAIDELDKFENGRGVYYMVRDPETFRNQRLVIAGGGDSALDWTIFLADVAREVTLVHRGTTFRGAADSAEKVKHLHDAGRVNLVLSSNVTHVHGNGQLEAVTITGNDGAARTVHTDSFIPLFGLTPKLGPIGEWGLELEDDAVKVNTVDYSTSEPGIYAIGDINTYPGKLKLILCGFHEAALMCQGAYKYIYPDKKYVLKYTTVNGVPTL; from the coding sequence ATGACGAATTCCATTTCCACCGATATCTGCATTATCGGGGCGGGCCCGGTGGGGCTGTTTGCGGTATTTGAGGCGGGGCTGCTCAAGCTCCGCTGCCACGTAGTAGACGCCCTGCCCCAGGTGGGCGGGCAGCTGTCGGAAATCTATCCTAAGAAGCCCATCTACGACATTCCCGGCTTCCCGGAGGTACTGGCCGGCGACCTGGTGCAGAACCTGATGCGCCAGATTGAGCCCTTCCACCCCACCTTCACGCTGGGCGAGCGGGTGGAGCGCTACACCAAGCTCGAGGACGGCTCTTTTGTGGTGACCACCATCGACGGCACCGAAATCCACTGCCGTGCCATTGCCATTGCCGGCGGCCTGGGCTCCTTCGAGCCCCGCAAGCCGGCCATTGATGAGCTGGACAAGTTTGAGAATGGCCGCGGCGTGTACTACATGGTGCGCGACCCGGAAACCTTCCGCAACCAGCGCCTCGTCATTGCCGGCGGCGGCGACTCGGCCCTGGACTGGACCATCTTCCTGGCCGACGTGGCCCGCGAAGTAACTCTGGTGCACCGCGGCACCACCTTCCGCGGCGCCGCCGACTCAGCCGAGAAAGTGAAGCACCTGCATGACGCCGGCCGGGTAAACCTGGTGCTGAGCAGCAACGTGACCCACGTGCACGGCAACGGCCAGCTCGAAGCCGTCACCATCACCGGCAACGACGGCGCCGCCCGCACCGTGCACACCGACTCGTTTATTCCGCTGTTTGGCCTCACGCCCAAGCTGGGACCCATCGGCGAGTGGGGCCTGGAGCTGGAGGACGACGCCGTAAAGGTGAACACCGTGGACTACTCCACCTCCGAGCCCGGCATCTACGCCATCGGCGACATCAACACCTACCCCGGCAAGCTGAAGCTGATTTTGTGCGGCTTCCACGAGGCCGCCCTCATGTGCCAGGGCGCCTACAAATACATCTACCCCGACAAAAAGTACGTGCTCAAGTACACCACCGTCAACGGGGTACCCACTCTCTAA
- a CDS encoding 2Fe-2S iron-sulfur cluster-binding protein, protein MTDEVRVYVEEAPGHRREVVAPTDMGLNLMEILKADGYDIQATCGGMALCGTCHVEVLAGPELPEPGDDELAMLESLPVMTQGSRLSCQIRINPRIDGLVVRLMPQDA, encoded by the coding sequence ATGACCGACGAAGTACGCGTGTACGTGGAAGAGGCGCCGGGCCACCGGCGCGAGGTAGTGGCCCCTACCGATATGGGCCTGAATCTGATGGAGATTCTGAAGGCCGATGGCTACGACATCCAGGCGACCTGCGGGGGCATGGCCCTGTGCGGCACCTGCCACGTGGAGGTGCTGGCCGGCCCCGAGCTGCCCGAGCCCGGCGACGATGAGCTGGCCATGCTGGAAAGCCTGCCGGTAATGACCCAGGGCAGCCGCCTCTCCTGCCAGATTCGCATCAACCCGCGCATTGACGGGCTGGTGGTGCGCCTGATGCCGCAAGATGCCTAA
- a CDS encoding DoxX family protein, with translation MSPSTRNIIAWILQVLLGLALIASGGRKLMDLSGTVGMFSSLGLPAVLAYVVAIAEVLGGIGLLIPRFVRLAALGLIIIMIGAVVMHITKIPGGLGGGIPALVLLALLVVVLLLRRPQPTVV, from the coding sequence ATGTCCCCTTCTACCCGAAACATCATTGCCTGGATTCTGCAAGTGCTGCTTGGCTTAGCGCTTATTGCCTCCGGGGGCCGCAAACTTATGGACTTGTCCGGCACCGTGGGCATGTTCAGTAGCCTTGGGCTGCCGGCCGTGCTGGCCTACGTGGTGGCCATAGCCGAGGTGCTGGGCGGCATCGGGCTGTTGATACCGCGCTTTGTGCGGCTCGCTGCCCTGGGGCTCATCATTATTATGATAGGCGCCGTGGTGATGCATATCACCAAGATTCCGGGCGGCCTGGGCGGCGGAATCCCTGCCCTGGTGCTGCTGGCGCTGCTGGTGGTGGTGCTGTTGCTACGCCGCCCTCAGCCAACGGTAGTGTAG